The following coding sequences lie in one Silene latifolia isolate original U9 population chromosome 5, ASM4854445v1, whole genome shotgun sequence genomic window:
- the LOC141656313 gene encoding uncharacterized protein LOC141656313 isoform X2: MTPFPDNSHLYNSASSVNGHEFISLLQTQTEDFGVGLQLETLIHSDNKQAFVSYLKTQQFDYHSLDYLHFRTRLLKLLCFRRAIGCATALLNGETGLPPVDLNLGLIGDPLEDDVGDHPTPLQIAAKILCYGLTDLFIQHGADATLQGPDTREAVSILPLNLALDTLCDHEIVKDFPAGESVTKLFSVFRLQELKEGLDTIKLLVSRTRQQQVTVLGVCCVEKWNLVKLAVLLIFAWDKLVIDDNIYSCPIAKLIGLQHGVESDLEKKQITRSMLQAFRLVEMSRNLLKENRTSSKAQHEGVPLEVANKFRTDVKLHDTNTHMVSADSDRLAAELLRRNKDFLEAALAEKNYSMPCTWKFKMSADLHRKLHLTRWATVLRLGDKVLLETRLMEEMSSESKSKCIYTLPRYERRTEQAWHDDFICRLSDAMLLDDRYEFVKLVNGVKSFHSLGFDDDLPEIVRERMFVEDSANCVAAVLAGETDAVLTFRDLTDVGWSFLHMAAKHGASKLTALFLENGFLADDRRDCDELKIKAALPLNVALENIRNGYLLRDWKDNKSATDLVVLLCNNEFRNILETIRLLVQKTTDVYSEYSRYLKEEKMVELCALLMVAHKELLRPDFVGHTLVPESTTHKARVAGHTRFFSARARHGNSHEHNDPLERKRTHLLVDIFGKIGDYLSAYIRLEQIKPCYQLTGEAAWLVGRAGISDALVSETTNTSSRMYVADEKRASERVHSNTLEQHCRPKLLGGSRCPKQAPQSMSWRRGASSSRSMVFPRVLHTPVPEINADFASFVPAKRLVDVLGRRHSPMRCISIVAALTSGFRRM, from the exons ATGACCCCTTTTCCG GATAATTCTCATTTGTATAATAGTGCAAGTAGTGTTAATGGCCATGAATTTATCTCCTTACTACAAACCCAAACAGAAGATTTCGGAGTCGGTTTACAACTCGAAACCCTAATTCATTCCGATAATAAGCAAGCATTTGTCTCTTATCTAAAAACCCAACAATTTGACTATCATTCATTAGACTATCTCCATTTCCGGACTAGACTTTTGAAATTGCTTTGTTTTCGTCGTGCCATTGGTTGCGCCACTGCATTGCTTAATGGAGAAACTGGATTACCTCCCGTGGATCTGAACCTTGGACTAATAGGCGATCCACTTGAAGATGATGTCGGAGATCATCCTACTCCATTACAAATCGCTGCTAAAATTTTATGCTACGGGTTAACTGATTTATTTATACAACATGGTGCTGATGCCACTTTGCAAGGTCCTGACACCAGGGAAGCTGTTTCAATCCTTCCCCTTAATTTAGCCCTAGACACCTTATG TGATCATGAAATTGTGAAAGACTTTCCCGCTGGAGAATCTGTAACCAAGCTGTTTTCCGTATTCCGTCTTCAAGAGTTG AAGGAGGGTTTGGATACAATCAAATTGCTAGTGTCAAGGACAAGACAGCAGCAGGTTACTGTTCTAGGTGTCTGCTGTGTCGAGAAATGGAATCTTGTTAAGCTGGCTGTGTTGCTAATCTTTGCTTGGGATAAGTTGGTGATTGATGACAACATATATAGTTGCCCAATTGCCAAGTTAATTGGGTTACAACATGGCGTAGAATCAGATTTGGAGAAAAAGCAAATTACGAGATCTATGTTGCAGGCCTTTAGACTTGTGGAGATGTCTCGCAATTTGCTCAAGGAGAATCGTACTAGTTCAAAGGCTCAG CATGAGGGGGTTCCGCTTGAGGTTGCCAATAAATTTCGTACGGATGTGAAACTACATGACACTAATACCCATATGGTCTCGGCCGACTCGGATAG GTTGGCAGCTGAGCTCTTGCGAAGGAATAAAG ATTTTTTGGAGGCAGCACTTGCGGAAAAAAATTATTCAATGCCGTGTACTTGG AAGTTCAAGATGTCAGCTGATTTACACAG GAAATTGCATCTGACTAGGTGGGCAACAGTGCTTCGGCTAGGGGATAAAG TTCTGCTGGAAACACGTCTTATGGAGGAAATGAGTTCAGAATCGAAGTCTAAG TGTATTTACACTCTCCCGCGCTATGAAAGACGGACGGAGCAAGCCTGGCACGATGATTTTATTTGTCGTCTAAGTGATGCCATGCTCCTGGATGACAGATATGAATTCGTTAAACTCGTGAATGGAGTGAAATCCTTTCATAGCCTAGGTTTTGATGATGATCTACCCGAAATCGTGAGAGAGCGCATGTTTGTGGAAGACAGTGCTAATTGTGTTGCTGCAGTACTCGCTGGAGAGACTGACGCTGTCCTTACTTTTAGAGACTTGACTGATGTTGGTTGGTCTTTTTTACACATGGCTGCTAAGCATGGAGCCTCTAAACTAACTGCCCTGTTTCTTGAAAATGGCTTTCTGGCTGACGACAGGAGAGACTGTGATGAATTGAAAATTAAGGCAGCGTTGCCACTCAATGTTGCACTTGAAAATATTCG GAATGGTTATCTTCTCCGAGATTGGAAGGATAATAAGTCTGCCACTGATCTTGTGGTGCTTCTCTGTAATAATGAATTT AGGAATATATTGGAGACTATACGATTGCTTGTACAGAAGACGACAGATGTCTACTCTGAATATTCACGATATTTGAAAGAAGAAAAGATGGTTGAGTTGTGTGCATTGTTGATGGTAGCCCATAAAGAGCTCTTGCGACCAGATTTTGTAGGGCACACCTTGGTTCCAGAATCAACCACTCATAAAGCTCGAGTTGCTGGTCACACGAGATTCTTTTCTGCGCGTGCTAGGCACGGGAACTCGCATGAACATAATGATCCACTTGAGAGAAAAAGGACGCATTTACTAGTAGATATATTTGGAAAGATAGGTGACTATCTTTCTGCATATATTAGGTTGGAGCAAATTAAG CCCTGTTATCAGTTAACCGGTGAGGCTGCATGGCTCGTTGGCAGGGCAGGTATATCTGATGCGCTAGTTTCAGAAACCACCAATACTTCGTCCAG GATGTACGTTGCAGATGAAAAGAGGGCATCAGAAAGGGTACATAGCAACACACTGGAACAACATTGTCGTCCCAAG CTTCTTGGCGGGAGCAGATGTCCAAAACAAGCTCCTCAGAGCATGTCGTGGAGGCGAGGCGCTTCTTCGTCGAGGTCGATGGTGTTTCCTCGTGTTCTCCATACTCCTGTCCCGGAAATAAATGCAGATTTTGCTTCTTTCGTACCAGCAAAAAGACTGGTGGATGTGTTGGGTCGTCGACATTCTCCTATGCGATGTATTTCCATTGTGGCTGCCTTGACAAGTGGATTCAGGCGTATGTGA
- the LOC141656313 gene encoding uncharacterized protein LOC141656313 isoform X1 produces MTPFPDNSHLYNSASSVNGHEFISLLQTQTEDFGVGLQLETLIHSDNKQAFVSYLKTQQFDYHSLDYLHFRTRLLKLLCFRRAIGCATALLNGETGLPPVDLNLGLIGDPLEDDVGDHPTPLQIAAKILCYGLTDLFIQHGADATLQGPDTREAVSILPLNLALDTLCDHEIVKDFPAGESVTKLFSVFRLQELKEGLDTIKLLVSRTRQQQVTVLGVCCVEKWNLVKLAVLLIFAWDKLVIDDNIYSCPIAKLIGLQHGVESDLEKKQITRSMLQAFRLVEMSRNLLKENRTSSKAQHEGVPLEVANKFRTDVKLHDTNTHMVSADSDRLAAELLRRNKDFLEAALAEKNYSMPCTWKFKMSADLHRKLHLTRWATVLRLGDKVLLETRLMEEMSSESKSKCIYTLPRYERRTEQAWHDDFICRLSDAMLLDDRYEFVKLVNGVKSFHSLGFDDDLPEIVRERMFVEDSANCVAAVLAGETDAVLTFRDLTDVGWSFLHMAAKHGASKLTALFLENGFLADDRRDCDELKIKAALPLNVALENIRNGYLLRDWKDNKSATDLVVLLCNNEFRNILETIRLLVQKTTDVYSEYSRYLKEEKMVELCALLMVAHKELLRPDFVGHTLVPESTTHKARVAGHTRFFSARARHGNSHEHNDPLERKRTHLLVDIFGKIGDYLSAYIRLEQIKPCYQLTGEAAWLVGRAGISDALVSETTNTSSSRMYVADEKRASERVHSNTLEQHCRPKLLGGSRCPKQAPQSMSWRRGASSSRSMVFPRVLHTPVPEINADFASFVPAKRLVDVLGRRHSPMRCISIVAALTSGFRRM; encoded by the exons ATGACCCCTTTTCCG GATAATTCTCATTTGTATAATAGTGCAAGTAGTGTTAATGGCCATGAATTTATCTCCTTACTACAAACCCAAACAGAAGATTTCGGAGTCGGTTTACAACTCGAAACCCTAATTCATTCCGATAATAAGCAAGCATTTGTCTCTTATCTAAAAACCCAACAATTTGACTATCATTCATTAGACTATCTCCATTTCCGGACTAGACTTTTGAAATTGCTTTGTTTTCGTCGTGCCATTGGTTGCGCCACTGCATTGCTTAATGGAGAAACTGGATTACCTCCCGTGGATCTGAACCTTGGACTAATAGGCGATCCACTTGAAGATGATGTCGGAGATCATCCTACTCCATTACAAATCGCTGCTAAAATTTTATGCTACGGGTTAACTGATTTATTTATACAACATGGTGCTGATGCCACTTTGCAAGGTCCTGACACCAGGGAAGCTGTTTCAATCCTTCCCCTTAATTTAGCCCTAGACACCTTATG TGATCATGAAATTGTGAAAGACTTTCCCGCTGGAGAATCTGTAACCAAGCTGTTTTCCGTATTCCGTCTTCAAGAGTTG AAGGAGGGTTTGGATACAATCAAATTGCTAGTGTCAAGGACAAGACAGCAGCAGGTTACTGTTCTAGGTGTCTGCTGTGTCGAGAAATGGAATCTTGTTAAGCTGGCTGTGTTGCTAATCTTTGCTTGGGATAAGTTGGTGATTGATGACAACATATATAGTTGCCCAATTGCCAAGTTAATTGGGTTACAACATGGCGTAGAATCAGATTTGGAGAAAAAGCAAATTACGAGATCTATGTTGCAGGCCTTTAGACTTGTGGAGATGTCTCGCAATTTGCTCAAGGAGAATCGTACTAGTTCAAAGGCTCAG CATGAGGGGGTTCCGCTTGAGGTTGCCAATAAATTTCGTACGGATGTGAAACTACATGACACTAATACCCATATGGTCTCGGCCGACTCGGATAG GTTGGCAGCTGAGCTCTTGCGAAGGAATAAAG ATTTTTTGGAGGCAGCACTTGCGGAAAAAAATTATTCAATGCCGTGTACTTGG AAGTTCAAGATGTCAGCTGATTTACACAG GAAATTGCATCTGACTAGGTGGGCAACAGTGCTTCGGCTAGGGGATAAAG TTCTGCTGGAAACACGTCTTATGGAGGAAATGAGTTCAGAATCGAAGTCTAAG TGTATTTACACTCTCCCGCGCTATGAAAGACGGACGGAGCAAGCCTGGCACGATGATTTTATTTGTCGTCTAAGTGATGCCATGCTCCTGGATGACAGATATGAATTCGTTAAACTCGTGAATGGAGTGAAATCCTTTCATAGCCTAGGTTTTGATGATGATCTACCCGAAATCGTGAGAGAGCGCATGTTTGTGGAAGACAGTGCTAATTGTGTTGCTGCAGTACTCGCTGGAGAGACTGACGCTGTCCTTACTTTTAGAGACTTGACTGATGTTGGTTGGTCTTTTTTACACATGGCTGCTAAGCATGGAGCCTCTAAACTAACTGCCCTGTTTCTTGAAAATGGCTTTCTGGCTGACGACAGGAGAGACTGTGATGAATTGAAAATTAAGGCAGCGTTGCCACTCAATGTTGCACTTGAAAATATTCG GAATGGTTATCTTCTCCGAGATTGGAAGGATAATAAGTCTGCCACTGATCTTGTGGTGCTTCTCTGTAATAATGAATTT AGGAATATATTGGAGACTATACGATTGCTTGTACAGAAGACGACAGATGTCTACTCTGAATATTCACGATATTTGAAAGAAGAAAAGATGGTTGAGTTGTGTGCATTGTTGATGGTAGCCCATAAAGAGCTCTTGCGACCAGATTTTGTAGGGCACACCTTGGTTCCAGAATCAACCACTCATAAAGCTCGAGTTGCTGGTCACACGAGATTCTTTTCTGCGCGTGCTAGGCACGGGAACTCGCATGAACATAATGATCCACTTGAGAGAAAAAGGACGCATTTACTAGTAGATATATTTGGAAAGATAGGTGACTATCTTTCTGCATATATTAGGTTGGAGCAAATTAAG CCCTGTTATCAGTTAACCGGTGAGGCTGCATGGCTCGTTGGCAGGGCAGGTATATCTGATGCGCTAGTTTCAGAAACCACCAATACTTCGTCCAG CAGGATGTACGTTGCAGATGAAAAGAGGGCATCAGAAAGGGTACATAGCAACACACTGGAACAACATTGTCGTCCCAAG CTTCTTGGCGGGAGCAGATGTCCAAAACAAGCTCCTCAGAGCATGTCGTGGAGGCGAGGCGCTTCTTCGTCGAGGTCGATGGTGTTTCCTCGTGTTCTCCATACTCCTGTCCCGGAAATAAATGCAGATTTTGCTTCTTTCGTACCAGCAAAAAGACTGGTGGATGTGTTGGGTCGTCGACATTCTCCTATGCGATGTATTTCCATTGTGGCTGCCTTGACAAGTGGATTCAGGCGTATGTGA
- the LOC141656313 gene encoding uncharacterized protein LOC141656313 isoform X3, translated as MTPFPDNSHLYNSASSVNGHEFISLLQTQTEDFGVGLQLETLIHSDNKQAFVSYLKTQQFDYHSLDYLHFRTRLLKLLCFRRAIGCATALLNGETGLPPVDLNLGLIGDPLEDDVGDHPTPLQIAAKILCYGLTDLFIQHGADATLQGPDTREAVSILPLNLALDTLCDHEIVKDFPAGESVTKLFSVFRLQELKEGLDTIKLLVSRTRQQQVTVLGVCCVEKWNLVKLAVLLIFAWDKLVIDDNIYSCPIAKLIGLQHGVESDLEKKQITRSMLQAFRLVEMSRNLLKENRTSSKAQHEGVPLEVANKFRTDVKLHDTNTHMVSADSDRLAAELLRRNKDFLEAALAEKNYSMPCTWKFKMSADLHRWATVLRLGDKVLLETRLMEEMSSESKSKCIYTLPRYERRTEQAWHDDFICRLSDAMLLDDRYEFVKLVNGVKSFHSLGFDDDLPEIVRERMFVEDSANCVAAVLAGETDAVLTFRDLTDVGWSFLHMAAKHGASKLTALFLENGFLADDRRDCDELKIKAALPLNVALENIRNGYLLRDWKDNKSATDLVVLLCNNEFRNILETIRLLVQKTTDVYSEYSRYLKEEKMVELCALLMVAHKELLRPDFVGHTLVPESTTHKARVAGHTRFFSARARHGNSHEHNDPLERKRTHLLVDIFGKIGDYLSAYIRLEQIKPCYQLTGEAAWLVGRAGISDALVSETTNTSSSRMYVADEKRASERVHSNTLEQHCRPKLLGGSRCPKQAPQSMSWRRGASSSRSMVFPRVLHTPVPEINADFASFVPAKRLVDVLGRRHSPMRCISIVAALTSGFRRM; from the exons ATGACCCCTTTTCCG GATAATTCTCATTTGTATAATAGTGCAAGTAGTGTTAATGGCCATGAATTTATCTCCTTACTACAAACCCAAACAGAAGATTTCGGAGTCGGTTTACAACTCGAAACCCTAATTCATTCCGATAATAAGCAAGCATTTGTCTCTTATCTAAAAACCCAACAATTTGACTATCATTCATTAGACTATCTCCATTTCCGGACTAGACTTTTGAAATTGCTTTGTTTTCGTCGTGCCATTGGTTGCGCCACTGCATTGCTTAATGGAGAAACTGGATTACCTCCCGTGGATCTGAACCTTGGACTAATAGGCGATCCACTTGAAGATGATGTCGGAGATCATCCTACTCCATTACAAATCGCTGCTAAAATTTTATGCTACGGGTTAACTGATTTATTTATACAACATGGTGCTGATGCCACTTTGCAAGGTCCTGACACCAGGGAAGCTGTTTCAATCCTTCCCCTTAATTTAGCCCTAGACACCTTATG TGATCATGAAATTGTGAAAGACTTTCCCGCTGGAGAATCTGTAACCAAGCTGTTTTCCGTATTCCGTCTTCAAGAGTTG AAGGAGGGTTTGGATACAATCAAATTGCTAGTGTCAAGGACAAGACAGCAGCAGGTTACTGTTCTAGGTGTCTGCTGTGTCGAGAAATGGAATCTTGTTAAGCTGGCTGTGTTGCTAATCTTTGCTTGGGATAAGTTGGTGATTGATGACAACATATATAGTTGCCCAATTGCCAAGTTAATTGGGTTACAACATGGCGTAGAATCAGATTTGGAGAAAAAGCAAATTACGAGATCTATGTTGCAGGCCTTTAGACTTGTGGAGATGTCTCGCAATTTGCTCAAGGAGAATCGTACTAGTTCAAAGGCTCAG CATGAGGGGGTTCCGCTTGAGGTTGCCAATAAATTTCGTACGGATGTGAAACTACATGACACTAATACCCATATGGTCTCGGCCGACTCGGATAG GTTGGCAGCTGAGCTCTTGCGAAGGAATAAAG ATTTTTTGGAGGCAGCACTTGCGGAAAAAAATTATTCAATGCCGTGTACTTGG AAGTTCAAGATGTCAGCTGATTTACACAG GTGGGCAACAGTGCTTCGGCTAGGGGATAAAG TTCTGCTGGAAACACGTCTTATGGAGGAAATGAGTTCAGAATCGAAGTCTAAG TGTATTTACACTCTCCCGCGCTATGAAAGACGGACGGAGCAAGCCTGGCACGATGATTTTATTTGTCGTCTAAGTGATGCCATGCTCCTGGATGACAGATATGAATTCGTTAAACTCGTGAATGGAGTGAAATCCTTTCATAGCCTAGGTTTTGATGATGATCTACCCGAAATCGTGAGAGAGCGCATGTTTGTGGAAGACAGTGCTAATTGTGTTGCTGCAGTACTCGCTGGAGAGACTGACGCTGTCCTTACTTTTAGAGACTTGACTGATGTTGGTTGGTCTTTTTTACACATGGCTGCTAAGCATGGAGCCTCTAAACTAACTGCCCTGTTTCTTGAAAATGGCTTTCTGGCTGACGACAGGAGAGACTGTGATGAATTGAAAATTAAGGCAGCGTTGCCACTCAATGTTGCACTTGAAAATATTCG GAATGGTTATCTTCTCCGAGATTGGAAGGATAATAAGTCTGCCACTGATCTTGTGGTGCTTCTCTGTAATAATGAATTT AGGAATATATTGGAGACTATACGATTGCTTGTACAGAAGACGACAGATGTCTACTCTGAATATTCACGATATTTGAAAGAAGAAAAGATGGTTGAGTTGTGTGCATTGTTGATGGTAGCCCATAAAGAGCTCTTGCGACCAGATTTTGTAGGGCACACCTTGGTTCCAGAATCAACCACTCATAAAGCTCGAGTTGCTGGTCACACGAGATTCTTTTCTGCGCGTGCTAGGCACGGGAACTCGCATGAACATAATGATCCACTTGAGAGAAAAAGGACGCATTTACTAGTAGATATATTTGGAAAGATAGGTGACTATCTTTCTGCATATATTAGGTTGGAGCAAATTAAG CCCTGTTATCAGTTAACCGGTGAGGCTGCATGGCTCGTTGGCAGGGCAGGTATATCTGATGCGCTAGTTTCAGAAACCACCAATACTTCGTCCAG CAGGATGTACGTTGCAGATGAAAAGAGGGCATCAGAAAGGGTACATAGCAACACACTGGAACAACATTGTCGTCCCAAG CTTCTTGGCGGGAGCAGATGTCCAAAACAAGCTCCTCAGAGCATGTCGTGGAGGCGAGGCGCTTCTTCGTCGAGGTCGATGGTGTTTCCTCGTGTTCTCCATACTCCTGTCCCGGAAATAAATGCAGATTTTGCTTCTTTCGTACCAGCAAAAAGACTGGTGGATGTGTTGGGTCGTCGACATTCTCCTATGCGATGTATTTCCATTGTGGCTGCCTTGACAAGTGGATTCAGGCGTATGTGA
- the LOC141656313 gene encoding uncharacterized protein LOC141656313 isoform X4: MTPFPDNSHLYNSASSVNGHEFISLLQTQTEDFGVGLQLETLIHSDNKQAFVSYLKTQQFDYHSLDYLHFRTRLLKLLCFRRAIGCATALLNGETGLPPVDLNLGLIGDPLEDDVGDHPTPLQIAAKILCYGLTDLFIQHGADATLQGPDTREAVSILPLNLALDTLCDHEIVKDFPAGESVTKLFSVFRLQELKEGLDTIKLLVSRTRQQQVTVLGVCCVEKWNLVKLAVLLIFAWDKLVIDDNIYSCPIAKLIGLQHGVESDLEKKQITRSMLQAFRLVEMSRNLLKENRTSSKAQHEGVPLEVANKFRTDVKLHDTNTHMVSADSDRLAAELLRRNKDFLEAALAEKNYSMPCTWKFKMSADLHRWATVLRLGDKVLLETRLMEEMSSESKSKCIYTLPRYERRTEQAWHDDFICRLSDAMLLDDRYEFVKLVNGVKSFHSLGFDDDLPEIVRERMFVEDSANCVAAVLAGETDAVLTFRDLTDVGWSFLHMAAKHGASKLTALFLENGFLADDRRDCDELKIKAALPLNVALENIRNGYLLRDWKDNKSATDLVVLLCNNEFRNILETIRLLVQKTTDVYSEYSRYLKEEKMVELCALLMVAHKELLRPDFVGHTLVPESTTHKARVAGHTRFFSARARHGNSHEHNDPLERKRTHLLVDIFGKIGDYLSAYIRLEQIKPCYQLTGEAAWLVGRAGISDALVSETTNTSSRMYVADEKRASERVHSNTLEQHCRPKLLGGSRCPKQAPQSMSWRRGASSSRSMVFPRVLHTPVPEINADFASFVPAKRLVDVLGRRHSPMRCISIVAALTSGFRRM, from the exons ATGACCCCTTTTCCG GATAATTCTCATTTGTATAATAGTGCAAGTAGTGTTAATGGCCATGAATTTATCTCCTTACTACAAACCCAAACAGAAGATTTCGGAGTCGGTTTACAACTCGAAACCCTAATTCATTCCGATAATAAGCAAGCATTTGTCTCTTATCTAAAAACCCAACAATTTGACTATCATTCATTAGACTATCTCCATTTCCGGACTAGACTTTTGAAATTGCTTTGTTTTCGTCGTGCCATTGGTTGCGCCACTGCATTGCTTAATGGAGAAACTGGATTACCTCCCGTGGATCTGAACCTTGGACTAATAGGCGATCCACTTGAAGATGATGTCGGAGATCATCCTACTCCATTACAAATCGCTGCTAAAATTTTATGCTACGGGTTAACTGATTTATTTATACAACATGGTGCTGATGCCACTTTGCAAGGTCCTGACACCAGGGAAGCTGTTTCAATCCTTCCCCTTAATTTAGCCCTAGACACCTTATG TGATCATGAAATTGTGAAAGACTTTCCCGCTGGAGAATCTGTAACCAAGCTGTTTTCCGTATTCCGTCTTCAAGAGTTG AAGGAGGGTTTGGATACAATCAAATTGCTAGTGTCAAGGACAAGACAGCAGCAGGTTACTGTTCTAGGTGTCTGCTGTGTCGAGAAATGGAATCTTGTTAAGCTGGCTGTGTTGCTAATCTTTGCTTGGGATAAGTTGGTGATTGATGACAACATATATAGTTGCCCAATTGCCAAGTTAATTGGGTTACAACATGGCGTAGAATCAGATTTGGAGAAAAAGCAAATTACGAGATCTATGTTGCAGGCCTTTAGACTTGTGGAGATGTCTCGCAATTTGCTCAAGGAGAATCGTACTAGTTCAAAGGCTCAG CATGAGGGGGTTCCGCTTGAGGTTGCCAATAAATTTCGTACGGATGTGAAACTACATGACACTAATACCCATATGGTCTCGGCCGACTCGGATAG GTTGGCAGCTGAGCTCTTGCGAAGGAATAAAG ATTTTTTGGAGGCAGCACTTGCGGAAAAAAATTATTCAATGCCGTGTACTTGG AAGTTCAAGATGTCAGCTGATTTACACAG GTGGGCAACAGTGCTTCGGCTAGGGGATAAAG TTCTGCTGGAAACACGTCTTATGGAGGAAATGAGTTCAGAATCGAAGTCTAAG TGTATTTACACTCTCCCGCGCTATGAAAGACGGACGGAGCAAGCCTGGCACGATGATTTTATTTGTCGTCTAAGTGATGCCATGCTCCTGGATGACAGATATGAATTCGTTAAACTCGTGAATGGAGTGAAATCCTTTCATAGCCTAGGTTTTGATGATGATCTACCCGAAATCGTGAGAGAGCGCATGTTTGTGGAAGACAGTGCTAATTGTGTTGCTGCAGTACTCGCTGGAGAGACTGACGCTGTCCTTACTTTTAGAGACTTGACTGATGTTGGTTGGTCTTTTTTACACATGGCTGCTAAGCATGGAGCCTCTAAACTAACTGCCCTGTTTCTTGAAAATGGCTTTCTGGCTGACGACAGGAGAGACTGTGATGAATTGAAAATTAAGGCAGCGTTGCCACTCAATGTTGCACTTGAAAATATTCG GAATGGTTATCTTCTCCGAGATTGGAAGGATAATAAGTCTGCCACTGATCTTGTGGTGCTTCTCTGTAATAATGAATTT AGGAATATATTGGAGACTATACGATTGCTTGTACAGAAGACGACAGATGTCTACTCTGAATATTCACGATATTTGAAAGAAGAAAAGATGGTTGAGTTGTGTGCATTGTTGATGGTAGCCCATAAAGAGCTCTTGCGACCAGATTTTGTAGGGCACACCTTGGTTCCAGAATCAACCACTCATAAAGCTCGAGTTGCTGGTCACACGAGATTCTTTTCTGCGCGTGCTAGGCACGGGAACTCGCATGAACATAATGATCCACTTGAGAGAAAAAGGACGCATTTACTAGTAGATATATTTGGAAAGATAGGTGACTATCTTTCTGCATATATTAGGTTGGAGCAAATTAAG CCCTGTTATCAGTTAACCGGTGAGGCTGCATGGCTCGTTGGCAGGGCAGGTATATCTGATGCGCTAGTTTCAGAAACCACCAATACTTCGTCCAG GATGTACGTTGCAGATGAAAAGAGGGCATCAGAAAGGGTACATAGCAACACACTGGAACAACATTGTCGTCCCAAG CTTCTTGGCGGGAGCAGATGTCCAAAACAAGCTCCTCAGAGCATGTCGTGGAGGCGAGGCGCTTCTTCGTCGAGGTCGATGGTGTTTCCTCGTGTTCTCCATACTCCTGTCCCGGAAATAAATGCAGATTTTGCTTCTTTCGTACCAGCAAAAAGACTGGTGGATGTGTTGGGTCGTCGACATTCTCCTATGCGATGTATTTCCATTGTGGCTGCCTTGACAAGTGGATTCAGGCGTATGTGA